A single genomic interval of Mycolicibacterium holsaticum DSM 44478 = JCM 12374 harbors:
- a CDS encoding nuclear transport factor 2 family protein produces MSTSDRLDRLESGLEIAQLPSRYAMALDARDLDALVALFVDDVDAGAQGSGRDALKRWYDVVLRRFYRSIHLICGQVVDFVDDDHATGSIYCRAEHEDGDGWYVITMRYDDVYERRGGHWYFVTRREHPWYSVDVTERPGPDFVRWPADVPLRAAMPHRMPTWRAFWDRGDPEVPAQLSRRP; encoded by the coding sequence ATGTCAACCTCGGATCGGCTCGATCGCCTGGAGTCCGGTTTGGAGATCGCTCAACTGCCCAGCCGGTACGCGATGGCGCTCGATGCGCGTGATCTCGACGCCCTGGTGGCGCTTTTCGTCGATGATGTCGATGCGGGCGCGCAGGGCAGCGGCCGCGACGCCCTCAAGCGGTGGTATGACGTGGTGCTCCGCAGGTTCTATCGCAGCATCCACCTGATCTGCGGGCAGGTAGTCGATTTCGTCGATGACGACCATGCGACCGGATCGATCTACTGCCGGGCCGAACATGAGGACGGCGACGGCTGGTACGTCATCACGATGCGGTACGACGACGTCTACGAGCGACGCGGCGGCCATTGGTACTTCGTCACACGACGCGAGCATCCATGGTATTCGGTGGATGTGACCGAACGTCCGGGACCGGATTTCGTTCGGTGGCCCGCCGACGTACCACTGCGCGCGGCCATGCCGCATCGGATGCCGACCTGGCGGGCGTTTTGGGACAGGGGCGACCCGGAGGTTCCCGCCCAGCTGTCCCGGCGTCCCTAG
- a CDS encoding class I adenylate-forming enzyme family protein has protein sequence MPFPTVTPTIPALVRSCAARFGDKPFLIAGGQTLSYTDLDLRSARLATALLAEGFGKGDHVGILMPNSVEWAIAWFATTRIGAVAVPLNTFYKAAELGWTARHADLRAIIAQPEFRGHDFLDRLEEALPGLSGQDSPGRLTIRQAPYLRTIVVWQESDRPWATRLPDDLAAGHDADFPADFLVDVESCVTPADDAMIIYTSGSTGDPKGPVHTHGTLVRHTYNLTFDYGVTNETVMFTSMPFFWVGGLITGIHAVIHHGATLVTQPAFDAAEALELIERHRATTTLGWPQQGKSLADHPDFGRRDLSSVQRTSLPAMVPPERRPKGPSALGMTELCGNHIGVDPYPAQPADRCETGGYSIEGLAHLVVDPATGEPVTPGAEGEIWVRGYSLMQRLYKREREDVFTPDGYYRTGDRGVQYDDGWIKFTGRLGDLIKTSGGTNVTPGEVELALSGCDGVLEAYVVGAEDESNETIVAAAVVPRGDAQLDAADLQAQVRRTMSAYKVPKFIWVTNKEALPFTATGKVKKSELAKQLSDLLSDT, from the coding sequence GTGCCCTTTCCCACCGTGACGCCCACGATCCCCGCTCTGGTCAGGTCGTGCGCGGCGCGGTTCGGCGACAAGCCGTTCCTGATCGCCGGGGGTCAGACGCTCAGCTACACCGACCTCGATCTGCGGTCGGCGCGGTTGGCGACGGCGCTGCTGGCAGAGGGCTTCGGCAAGGGTGATCACGTCGGGATCCTCATGCCCAACAGCGTGGAGTGGGCCATCGCCTGGTTCGCCACGACGCGCATCGGGGCGGTCGCGGTACCGCTGAATACGTTTTACAAAGCCGCAGAATTGGGCTGGACGGCTCGTCACGCCGATCTGCGCGCGATCATCGCCCAGCCGGAGTTCCGCGGCCACGACTTCCTCGATCGCCTCGAGGAGGCGCTGCCGGGACTGTCCGGCCAGGACAGTCCCGGCAGGCTCACCATCCGCCAGGCGCCGTATCTGCGCACGATCGTGGTGTGGCAGGAATCTGATCGCCCATGGGCGACGCGCCTTCCCGATGACCTCGCCGCGGGACACGATGCCGATTTTCCGGCCGACTTCCTGGTCGACGTCGAGTCCTGCGTGACGCCGGCCGACGACGCGATGATCATCTACACCTCGGGGAGCACCGGCGACCCGAAGGGACCCGTGCACACGCACGGCACGCTGGTGCGCCACACCTACAATCTCACCTTCGACTACGGCGTCACGAACGAAACGGTGATGTTCACCTCCATGCCGTTCTTCTGGGTGGGCGGCCTGATCACCGGTATCCACGCCGTGATCCACCACGGCGCGACGCTTGTCACCCAGCCGGCGTTCGACGCGGCCGAGGCCCTCGAGTTGATCGAGCGCCACCGCGCGACGACAACGCTGGGTTGGCCCCAGCAAGGCAAGTCACTGGCCGACCACCCGGATTTCGGCCGGCGCGACCTCAGTTCGGTGCAGCGCACCAGCCTGCCCGCGATGGTGCCGCCCGAGCGCCGCCCGAAAGGCCCCAGTGCCCTCGGGATGACCGAACTGTGCGGCAACCACATCGGCGTCGACCCGTATCCAGCGCAACCCGCCGATCGCTGCGAAACGGGCGGGTACTCGATCGAGGGGTTGGCGCATCTGGTGGTGGACCCGGCGACGGGGGAACCCGTCACACCGGGCGCCGAAGGCGAAATCTGGGTGCGCGGCTACTCGCTGATGCAGCGGCTGTACAAGCGCGAACGCGAAGACGTGTTCACGCCGGACGGCTACTACCGAACGGGCGACCGCGGTGTCCAGTACGACGACGGATGGATCAAGTTCACCGGCCGATTGGGAGATCTGATCAAAACGAGTGGCGGCACAAACGTCACACCCGGCGAGGTCGAGTTGGCGCTGTCCGGTTGCGACGGCGTCCTCGAGGCGTATGTCGTCGGCGCCGAGGACGAGAGCAACGAAACGATCGTCGCCGCGGCGGTGGTACCGCGCGGCGACGCTCAGCTGGATGCCGCGGATCTGCAGGCGCAGGTCCGCAGGACGATGTCGGCATACAAAGTCCCGAAGTTCATTTGGGTCACAAACAAAGAGGCGCTGCCGTTCACTGCCACGGGCAAGG